The Candidatus Ozemobacteraceae bacterium genome window below encodes:
- a CDS encoding universal stress protein — translation MINLKRILVPVDFSDGSGLALKYGASFARQYGAEVHLLHVFEEEFMAPMPLELPMTLPAAGGIPQQDIHEQMRQFVGDGYKDLSIVTTVLGGNVAANIIEYAAENRIDLIIIGAHGRSGILTTLLGDTSYAVTRQADCPVLTVRPTQRTFIDQPETV, via the coding sequence GTGATCAATCTCAAGCGGATTCTCGTTCCCGTCGATTTTTCCGACGGCTCGGGGCTTGCTCTGAAATACGGCGCGTCGTTCGCGCGGCAGTATGGCGCGGAAGTCCATCTCCTCCACGTCTTCGAAGAGGAGTTCATGGCGCCGATGCCTCTGGAACTGCCGATGACCCTCCCCGCCGCCGGAGGAATTCCCCAGCAGGACATCCACGAGCAGATGCGTCAGTTCGTGGGCGACGGCTACAAGGATCTGTCGATCGTCACGACCGTTCTCGGAGGAAATGTAGCGGCGAATATTATTGAGTATGCCGCTGAAAACAGGATCGATCTGATCATCATCGGCGCCCATGGCCGCTCCGGCATCCTGACGACCCTGCTCGGCGATACGTCCTACGCCGTCACCCGGCAGGCGGACTGTCCGGTTCTGACCGTCAGGCCCACCCAGCGAACCTTCATCGACCAACCGGAGACCGTCTGA
- a CDS encoding U32 family peptidase produces MTSPGRIELLAPAGDQSCLKAALLAGADAVYLAGKRFGARAFAPNFDDAALRWARNVTASLKRKLYITLNTIVFDHERHLLEQALDYYEVLQPDALIIQDLGVASLLARRGSTIPRHLSTQAAWNGTGGFDLLRRLGITRIILPRESSLEEIRELAGRLPFEIETFVHGAMCYSISGRCFWSAALGTRSGNRGTCAQPCRKAYAAGEGKPGDWLFSPRDLRLLEAMPELARAGIASLKIEGRMKGPDYVYSVVSAYRRVLDGETPGAEHAAALSEVFSRPFHQGFLRGVPSKEWNTPEQPGREAQTVGRIVGPAKGGLVEIELSVVIRPGDGLSWETPDGGRSGARITWMEPGGKSSHKLVRGLPAGLPAGTILRRTDAAHDAPWLKGWNRDWERYPIDLFWSGHEGQPLAVETVVNGRPVRFQTESPLTHAVGGRGLESGPLLQKFGLLGETFAARRHVTKALDPAMFIPPGDLKRLKRSLVEAVTKLASLPPPTHVTRAGTTGAISVPAEPATPSSPKTPPIPRAQLMIRLFNHAFPVHRDIGPDAWILPFEDRHALPDSLDPSRITYWLAPAASWDRVDALERELDQLPDQEILCMGWEAFELAKRLPRHAFRLDWCFNVANTPGSELLSEERIGVTAAREWPIQHPPASSGITWSIGHNPLVSMSRFPPLAERHRIVTNPHRDRFFLMDLAPGLTGLFLVSPITTWVAPPGLRYQLDIAVAPHESPFRVLGEMEHVIASARTRLVSPVPKQS; encoded by the coding sequence ATGACGTCTCCCGGCCGCATCGAACTTCTCGCCCCCGCCGGCGACCAAAGCTGCCTCAAGGCGGCGCTCCTGGCCGGGGCCGACGCCGTCTACCTCGCCGGAAAGCGGTTCGGCGCGCGCGCGTTCGCCCCGAACTTCGACGATGCGGCCCTGCGGTGGGCGCGCAACGTCACGGCGTCGTTGAAGCGAAAACTCTATATCACATTGAATACGATCGTCTTCGACCACGAGAGGCATCTCCTCGAACAGGCGCTCGACTACTACGAAGTTCTCCAGCCGGACGCCCTGATCATCCAGGATCTCGGCGTTGCGTCGCTCCTGGCGAGGCGAGGCAGCACGATCCCGCGCCATCTGAGCACCCAAGCCGCCTGGAACGGCACGGGCGGGTTCGATCTTCTTCGGCGTCTCGGCATCACCCGCATCATCCTGCCGCGCGAGTCCTCGCTCGAAGAGATCAGGGAGCTGGCGGGCCGCCTTCCCTTCGAGATCGAGACGTTCGTCCACGGGGCGATGTGCTACAGCATCTCGGGGCGCTGCTTCTGGAGCGCCGCTCTCGGAACCCGTTCGGGCAATCGCGGCACCTGCGCCCAGCCCTGCAGGAAGGCCTATGCGGCCGGCGAGGGAAAGCCGGGTGACTGGCTTTTCAGCCCGCGTGACCTGCGACTGCTCGAAGCCATGCCCGAACTCGCCCGCGCCGGCATTGCCTCGCTCAAGATCGAAGGGCGGATGAAAGGGCCGGATTACGTCTACAGCGTCGTTTCTGCGTACCGTCGGGTCCTCGACGGCGAAACACCGGGCGCCGAACACGCCGCCGCCCTTTCGGAGGTGTTCAGCCGGCCGTTCCATCAGGGGTTTCTTCGCGGGGTGCCGTCGAAGGAGTGGAACACCCCCGAGCAGCCCGGCCGCGAAGCCCAGACGGTCGGCCGGATCGTCGGCCCGGCAAAGGGCGGGCTCGTCGAGATTGAACTGTCCGTCGTGATCCGACCCGGCGACGGCCTGTCCTGGGAGACTCCCGACGGCGGCCGGAGCGGCGCACGCATCACCTGGATGGAACCGGGCGGCAAGTCGAGCCACAAGCTCGTCCGAGGTCTCCCCGCCGGGCTTCCGGCCGGCACGATCCTCCGCCGTACCGACGCGGCGCATGACGCCCCCTGGCTCAAAGGCTGGAACAGAGACTGGGAGCGATATCCGATCGACCTCTTCTGGTCGGGGCACGAGGGGCAGCCTCTCGCCGTCGAGACGGTCGTCAACGGCCGTCCCGTCCGGTTTCAGACCGAGTCGCCCCTCACGCACGCCGTGGGGGGGCGCGGGCTCGAATCGGGGCCGCTGCTGCAGAAATTCGGCCTTCTGGGCGAAACGTTCGCGGCGCGACGTCATGTGACCAAAGCCCTCGACCCGGCCATGTTCATCCCCCCGGGCGATCTGAAGCGGCTGAAACGCAGTCTCGTCGAAGCCGTGACGAAACTCGCCTCTCTCCCTCCTCCAACCCATGTCACACGGGCCGGCACGACGGGGGCCATTTCCGTTCCTGCCGAACCGGCCACGCCCTCATCCCCGAAAACGCCCCCGATTCCGCGGGCCCAGCTGATGATCAGGCTGTTCAACCACGCCTTCCCGGTGCATCGCGACATCGGCCCAGACGCCTGGATCCTGCCTTTCGAAGATCGCCACGCCCTGCCGGACTCCCTCGATCCGTCGCGGATTACCTACTGGCTTGCGCCGGCCGCTTCATGGGATCGAGTCGACGCCCTCGAGCGCGAACTCGACCAACTGCCCGATCAGGAAATCCTCTGCATGGGCTGGGAAGCCTTCGAACTGGCGAAACGACTTCCGCGACATGCGTTCCGCCTCGACTGGTGCTTCAACGTTGCCAACACCCCCGGCTCGGAACTGCTCTCGGAGGAACGGATCGGCGTCACGGCGGCGCGGGAATGGCCGATTCAGCATCCGCCCGCGTCTTCCGGCATCACCTGGAGCATCGGGCACAATCCGCTCGTATCGATGAGCCGGTTCCCTCCCCTCGCGGAACGGCACCGCATCGTCACCAACCCGCACCGGGACAGATTTTTCCTTATGGACCTCGCTCCCGGCCTGACAGGGTTATTCCTGGTATCGCCGATCACGACGTGGGTCGCGCCTCCGGGCCTCCGGTACCAGCTGGATATCGCCGTGGCCCCCCACGAAAGCCCCTTTCGCGTCCTCGGGGAAATGGAGCACGTCATCGCGTCGGCGCGCACGAGACTCGTTTCCCCCGTTCCGAAGCAGAGTTGA
- the aroQ gene encoding type II 3-dehydroquinate dehydratase has protein sequence MKYILIVNGPNMNLLGKREPEIYGSAGLADLEARLTAEAASLGCGIESFQSNHEGAIIDRLQAAMEPGRFAGVILNPGGLTHTSVSIRDCVAALPVPTIEVHLSNIFAREEFRGRSMIAPVCAGVITGLGFDGYLLALRHLASRAS, from the coding sequence GTGAAATATATATTGATCGTGAACGGTCCGAACATGAATCTGCTGGGGAAACGGGAGCCGGAGATCTACGGTTCCGCCGGCCTCGCCGATCTCGAGGCGCGGCTCACCGCCGAAGCGGCGTCCCTCGGCTGCGGCATCGAATCGTTCCAGTCGAACCACGAAGGCGCCATCATCGACAGGCTTCAGGCGGCGATGGAGCCCGGCCGTTTCGCCGGCGTCATTCTCAACCCGGGCGGCCTGACCCACACGAGCGTCTCGATTCGTGACTGCGTCGCCGCACTCCCGGTGCCGACGATCGAAGTCCACCTGAGCAACATCTTCGCCCGCGAGGAGTTCCGGGGCCGGTCGATGATCGCACCGGTCTGCGCCGGGGTCATCACCGGCCTCGGTTTCGACGGGTATCTTCTGGCGCTTCGCCATCTCGCATCGCGGGCATCATGA